In Lolium rigidum isolate FL_2022 chromosome 3, APGP_CSIRO_Lrig_0.1, whole genome shotgun sequence, the genomic window AAACTACAAGCAAATGAAGACGATCTTCGAGCCATGATATGTATCTTCAGTCCTATAAAACTCATGGCAGCTATCAACTACCTTGCGGACAACAAAGCCCTGGTAGTAACTATGCTGAGATGACGGGATCAAGAGGAGGGTCTGGCTTAGGACATGGCTTCGCAAGAACCACTATTAGTGCTActactttgttgttgttgttgttgttgttgatgttgtgTTGTGATGGTGGTTGTGATTTGTTGGGGTCATGTATATTTTGGAGCTCGTCGAGTATCCATTCCACTACCTAAGAACTGGTCAAAACTTGATGCATGGACATAGGCATAGACCCGGGAGCCCCAAATAAGGCGCAAGCAACCAACCACGCCTGCTTGGCATGTGAGCTTTATCATTTCGTACTTGTAGTAAAAAAAATTGTAGTTCACTAATGCGTACCTCCATCCAAaatcttaaggcttatatttttagaaaagtcaaACCAATTAAATTtaaccaaacttttagaaaaaatatcaacaaatataatatcttgtagataccatatgaaaatatattttattatctatctaatgatattgattttatattttgcatgttaatactTTGGGTAAAAACTTGATCAAAGTTGATATAGTTTaacttttttaaaataatataagTCTTAAACTTTGAAATGGAGAAAATATTACAGCGTGGTAGCTTGATTTGATGACCGATTTGCGGGGCAGCAATCTGAATGATCTCTATATCTTCCCGTGGAGAATTAGATTAATCGAGTGTCACTCGCCTTCTGCCACGCACTTCTCTTTCCTTTTTGTTTTAGTACTAGTTAATGCTCTAGGCAAAATCCAAGAATCAAGCGACGGCGACGCGCCAAATTAAGTATTGCCACACCAATTAATTATGGGTACCTTGCCTCCCCTGATCTAACCTTCTCTTGAATTAAGTATTACCGCACCAATTTATTCAGCGGTGTCTCCCTCTGTTTATTTTTATAAGACGTTGTTGTCTTTTTAAGGTTTGTATCTtctatttttagtgtgtagattcactcTTCTTTATTTGTATCTAATCTACTTGTAATATATCTACAACATCTTACATTACTGCACAGAGGAAGTAGTATAGAAAGCTGCTGATTATAGTTGTACCGACAAAGCCAAGTTAGACAGAACACTCATGCTATGAAATTGCATCCGTAAATGTGGAATTATTTGTTTCCAGTTTTTTCTGTGTGCAACGCACATAGGACAAGAACTGGCACTAGAAAAAATCCATCAAAAAGACTACTACGTACGTTTTTGTTATGTAATCTGTTAATTAAATTTGACCTTACTCGTTGTTTGGATGCATAAACTCGTGGTAGTAGGGGTACATTTTCTGCCGCTGGTCTTTACTTCGTCTCCTCCTTGTTTTTTATACTCAAAGTCAAGCTTGGTCCCACCATTGCTGACATACAATGTCAGGAGTTAAAGAGACTGCGAGGTCTGAACTCCGATGAACAATAACCGCATCATCACTTATCAGCGAAAGCTAGTGGCTGCATACGTCACTCTCTCCATCTACTTTAGTACACTTCTAGGTGAAAACAACAGCGACAGGATATTGCATTTCCACCTTAACATGTCCTCACCAAAGAATATCACCCCTTTTTCTTCGAAATTCAACGGTGGGTGCCTAAGTGTTGAAACGGATGAAGCCCTTTCTTCCTTTTTATCCATTTTAcctgtaagtttttttttttgtaatctcTTGTATACGGCCTTTCTTTTCCCACCCCTCCCGTTCTCTCCGGAAGTCTCTCGTTTGGTCCTCTCTGCTGCTCCGACGGGCTGATCCGGAGCCGCTAGCTGGAGTTGGCGACGGGGAAGCACCGAGATTAGTGATAGTGCCTGTTTTAGTGTAGATTTTTTTCCTTTGTGGAGTTTGGGAGTAGGTTACAAGATCTCATCGGCTAGATCTTGTACACCCTTTGCCTCGTCTTCTTCACAGCTCTGCTCTGGTGGCGGGAGTAGGGGCCGTGAGGTGGACGGAGCGTGGCATCTCCCCTAATAAGGTCGTCCTCCCTTTCTTATGGGGACTCATCGCTCTGTTGCTTCTCTCGGAGGAGGGCGTTCGTCGGTGTTGCTCATCGGTCATTCTTCCTAGGTGGAAGCTGGTTGGTCGCGATTCGACGAGTTCTTCTTCAATAAGCGGGCGATTCTGGTTCGTCACAACCATTATCTTCTTCGTCTGCCTCCCCAAGTCCGTGGAAGGTTCATTGAGTTTGACGGTGGGTCGGTTTACCCGAAGTGGTGATGGCGTGCCTCTACTGCTCTAGTACAACGGCTTTttctgttcttcctctcttcctcGGGCGCCAAGGTGGTGATTGGGAATAGAGTGGGCAAGGCTACCGTTGTGCTATGGTGGCTTCGGAGTTCAATAACAAGTTTTTCTTGGAACTATTGAAGCGCTGAAATCTTTGGCTAAGATGGCCCTCTTCATGCCGCTTTCGGTTGCCGCCAACTGTCTAACCTCCGTCGTGAGGCCCCGTTCGGGCGTTGAGAGCTTTGCCCAGCCGGagacaagtggtttcgtccccgtcttcgtccATGGCTGCAACGATCTGAGCTCCATGCTCCGCAATGGGAGAGGGGAAAGACTAGATTGCTTTGTTAAATCTTTTAGCAAGGTTCTTTCTACATTCGCTAGGGATCCATATGTATTTTCTATATTTTATGGGGTCCTTTATAACAACTTTGTACTCGCTCTATTCATTAAATGAAAGGTTCTGGCCCCTTCTGGGGCGCTCCgctgtttaaaaaaaaatctcttgtatactacctccattcggaaatttaaggcttatattttttttgaaaagtcaaacctagtaaagtttaaccaagcttttagaaaaatctatcaacaaacataatattttgtagataccatatacaTATATGTTTTATTATCTatataatgatattgattttgtatttggatgttaatgatttttagtaaaaacttggtcaaaattaatatagtttgactttctacaaATAATAAAAGACTTAACCTTTGGAATGGAAGTTATTTTTCATCCGGTTATTTTGACAACCGGTTAGTTTCCCTGCTATTAGTATGCAACACTATTTCTTAACTGCTTCCTAATTGTTCTTTCAGAATAAATTACCGTCCGCTACTTGTTACCGACAATGTTGGATTTTttgctaaatgatgccataacaaGAAAGAAGAATAAGAAGTTGTATGTACCGTAGGCTACATTTAGCCAACACACGCATGGCTATTTTAAGAGCTTAATTTTGTAGTCCGGGTAGTACATTGTTTCATTTGACTTGAGAAAGAAATACTCAGAAGTGAGAAGGGAAATAAAAGAGGGAGGGAGACAAAGAAAACGAGTGAAGCATccctcaaataaaaaaaaaaacgagTGAGGGAGAGGGAAACCAGCCGGAGATAACGGCTAGTGGTCTGATGGTGCACAGCCAACTCAACCCAAGTTGGGCTCCGCCGTACTCCCTGGACCGGCCAAGTATTTGGATTTGACTTAAGTTGCCAGTGGACTTCCAACTAATCGGTTGGGAGCATGTGATAATCATCAAATGGGCATTGGTCTATCACTCTATCTGGTAACCAGGACCGAACTAGTAGATGGGTTAAGTAAAAATAATGACTTTTAAGCTAAGCAATACTACGTATTCAGCTTTTTTTTCAAGCGTATGTCGATCTACCCATTCATTGATTTTGTCATCTTGTGTGACCCTCATTCAAAAACGGGTTATACTGCTTCCACCTCTTTCTTCAACTCCATGCAATATACATGGGCTGCTCaaatgagaaactttttaattcggACAGGGACATCTAGGAGAAACCAAAGAGATGTCATCGCGTGGAACGCAAcataaaattcggtgctaaaagtaagatttttcacaagataattttctcttttttacatagattataaaaaatgttgttttttttcacgaaacttgacgaacgcacatatattatgaaatgtacatgtaaattttttttatcaaatttttttGATACTTCGAATTTTTTTAATGGGTAGATGAAGCTTATGCACcctggagccgaattgaatttccgaatgtGGACGTGATTACTGAGTACACAAACAAGAAAGATGTTCATCTTTCCTAAAGCAAACATATGCTAATCTGCACTAACTTTCATTCTAGCTAAGCTTATCATCCCCTTGGTCATGGATGGGCCTATACATATGTAATTTCTTCCCCGTCTATCCTACAGAAAATGAACTGGTTCTTGCGAAATCCATACATTCAAACGGAGCCTTGGCACATTTTCCTCTCTTTTTATATGTGAAGCTTTGTGTTTGGGTAGTCACTTCTAAATTCATATTAACTATGTCCCGTTGGATCACGGACAGGCATGACGCATGGTACAGCTTAACCAGCTCGCGGCCGGCGTGATTAGGTTGGCGTACGTGTGACAAAGGCAAAGCCGTGGCAAAGCTTCGTCCCACTCACATCTGCCGGAGCAGCTAGAACTCAACCGCTACCACAGGACTCATGTACTGGATATCATAAATGTAATCCGGAGCCGGTAGATCAAAGCCGCCAAGTTGAGATCGTTTTCGTCGACATATGCATCCACGTACGTATCCTGTCCAGATTCCAGAGCCCATCGATCTGTGTCGACATATCATGGGTCGCCTTGTTTAGAGCAGGGTTGTCCACGATTGCACCACAAATATTTTGTTGAAGATGCGGATGTGGACACAACTTCCGTACCACAACATAAAGAAGAATACAGTTATTACATGGACAGAAGCGTAGCAACAAAAAGTTAGCACACACAAACAGTTGCAACGTTGTTTGTATGCCATGATTTCACAACTTCACTCATGCCTCAACCAAACAGTATGATATATCAACACAAGGAAAAATCCCAACGGCAGTCAATTGCAAACCACTTTGATTTAAATCCCGAGTTTTTCAGACAAAGATATACTTCGTTTATTGAGTATCCTACTAAGGGCGGCATGCATCGATACCTACTTTAGCACATTACATTCAGCAGAATTTCAGGCTGTTGGAACAACTAGCTCATGCAAGTGTAGCATTTTGAGAAGATACAAAAATGCTGTCACAGCTACTTTCTTTCACCAGTTCAGCGCAAAGTTGCGGCCTGGGAGCTTAGGGGAGCAAAGCACATTTGAAACAAAGCAGTGTGTGGGATCTAAAGCCCTGCTTCCTAGCGGCTGATGGGGGTGTGCATCCGCTCGACGATTCTGTTGATGGCGTCTCGAGTCATCACAATGGTGTCATGCTGCAGGATGCTGTACACATTGAGGCCCTGCATTCAAAGATGTAAATAAACATCAGCACGATCTGCTTGGGTCCAAAAGTTTTGGCAGCAAAACTACAACATGAATATCTTCATTGTTCCGCATTCAGCTGCTGAGATTCTGAGCCACTTACAATGGATGGGATGACATTCACATAGTGAAGATTTTGAGTTGCTAGCTTCAACTTCTTATCAATGTCGCCTCCATCCACCAACAAGACCTTCTTCGTATCGTCCATCTGCTTTATGTACTGCACAATGTTTTTCGTCTTGTGGCTAGGGACTTCCAAGTCCTCAAAGATGCAGAGCTATAAGAAAACATGCTCAGGTGAACTTTCGGTGTATACATATTTACTACGAAGAATGGAGTCAAATGGAGAAATATGGACCGACTTTTGTGTGCAGGATAAATATGTAAAGGTTGCTGTCCAACTTAGTGTGCTGGAGAATTTACTGGAGCAGCACCAGAAAAATCTCAATCTCCGAAAGCTTGCATGTTTTACTGTTATATTGCTCAATAAACTTCAATAAGCTTTCACTCTTTCAGGAAGACATGCAAACAATGTCACttcaatctgaaatctagtaagcAATAATTTACAACTTAATGTAGAAGAGATTCTTGTAATCTGACTTGATCTTAATACCATTAAGTTGACCATCAAGAAAACGAGGCACTCATAGAAAACCATTCTACAAACACATACTAAGTCAGCAGAATTAGTAAACCACCAATAGTTCTGCTCCATATAGAACTAGTATAAAGTATAGTAGGCAGAACTAGTAAACTGTCGTCTGTACTAAGTTGTTAGCCCGCTTCCTGAACTTCAGGAAGAATCTATAAGGTGTAAATAAAGTATAGTGAAAGGATCTAGAAAGCATAAAAAATAGCAAAACAGTTCCTTGGGCACCTGCCAGTGACATGCTGATCAACAGCTTGTGAAATAGCACAGCAATGTCTGCACATCAATGCTGATCAACAAGCCTGAACTGAACTACCAAACCAGGCTCCATGATTAAATACAAAAAAACATTTTGTAGCACAAATATATATGTAGGCATAGGCAGGAGCTAACTAGAAACAAGATCATCAAGAAGAGACATTGATTTAGTGAGGTAGCAGATACCTTCCCCTCAGCTGTTCGGGCAGACAACGCTATTTTAAGTCCTAGGCGTCGTACTTTCTTTTGCAGCTTGAATGCATGACTTCGTGGTTTAGGGCCATGCATGGTCGCACCACCTCGAAACTGTTTCAGTTTGAATATTAGTTTAGTTGGAGCCTGAACAAGAAAAGATATCTAACATTATACGAATGATGTACTGTTAAGATAGCGTGGTATAACCTGACAACCACGCAGCGTTCCATGGCGTGCTCTTCCAGTTCCTTTTTGCTTGTAAGGCTTTCTTCCCGTGCCACTCACTTCACTGATAGTTTTAGTTGAGTGTGTCCCCTGTGAAAGACAGCTAGTGCAATTATCAAAGGTGCCACAAAAACATTCTAGAAAGTTACATACAACTTAAATATCTGAGCTGAAGGAAGTAACTGATGTTACACTAACACATTATACAATAGATCACATGACTTGGGAGGCTTGAAAGCTGTAGACAATCAAAAGAAGAGAAAAGATCATAGTGTGTACCTGTTGCCTTTTAGCAAGTTGCCACCTTACTACTCTGTGAACAATATCCTTCCTAATTGGAACATCAAAAACATCACCATCCAAAACCATGAATCCCTTGTCCTCATTATGGAAGTTTGTTACTCTACCTACTAGGTCCTCATACTGCCCTGTAACAAAATATTATGATTACTTACAGCTCAGCATAATTTGAAAATCATATAGCTTTCCATTAGCCAATTATGACACAACTGTACTACCTATAGAGTGAAGTCCAATATGGCAAATCTTGTCAAgattaaataaaactatttttaaTCAATTAAGAATACAGAGTCAACTAAAAGATCTCTATCGACTAAATAAAATATTGCACAGGTCGCTCACAAACAGCATCGTGATAGCAGCAAATGGAAAAGGAATACTAGAAACACACCTAGCTCTCTGTCTGGTGTCCAAACACTCTTGCTAGATAGAAGTTCCGGTGGAATCAGCACTCCATTTGCTGGAGCTAAATGAGTAGAGTACCGATTGAAGTAGACATTTGGCAATATCTGCAGGAAGGAAAGCTATCTCAGAAGGCAGAAATAGAAGCACACGCCATCAAACATGGCAAAGAGACTTATTAACTAAAGAAGTACAGAATGTCATTTTTTTTTACATTACCCATGATTGCTATTTGCATTTGAAACAAATTATGTTCTTGGAGTCCTAGCAAACAAATAACGGTGCATAAATGACAGCGAAATGTCTACAGTATCAGAAATCAAATGCTCCATAAGGTTGAGCACATCATAGATTTGGTATTAGTGCATATATCATCCTATATGACTTTTAGGAGATTAAGCAAGTCAAGTATGGAGAAGATAAGCAACCAAAATAAGACACAACTGGTGCATCTATAAGTGACAAAACATCAATAAAATCTGAATAGTTCCATTTGAAAAAGATCAACTGAATACATCTGTCAGCAAATTGTATTGTGTCGTGAAAATGGCTTTATCTACAGGATACTTATAGTACAACTGGATAATGCGTCACCCCTTGAACTGATTCTATGTGGAACCATGCCATCACGTAATCTTCAGGAGTAGTACTATTAAGACTATTTGTACAGTCAGTATTTTTCCTACTTCCCATTTGTAACTAATAAGTACTCAACAGGAGCATAATTATGCACAAGCATGTAAACTGgaattgaacaaattttgaatatgTGAATAAGTTTAGAACTGGAGAAGTCAGTTCATACATAAAAACAGGATCACAGACCACATAATATAATTGTCGACGAACCAAATCACAGAAAGCACATACTGAGTTACGTTACACTATCTGGATGGGCAAGAACTGTTGCAAGATCACACTCACACCTAACTTCAATCAAATCAGTAAAAAATGCCCCATTTCCAAACTCGAAGCGACCAAGCATAAACTTTGTACACAATGTAGTACCCGGCCATCCCCACGGGCGTCCGCGCCCGAATCATTAGTTTTCAAACCCCTCGTAAGACGTAAATCCTTCCTATCCAGCTAGCCAAACGAGGTGTCACGTATTCGAACTGGCGGAGCACTTGGCACTTAGCCTGCCGGAGAACCGACGTGAGGCCGTGTGGGGAAATGGGGAGCAGCGGGGTGGCAGAGCCATACCTTGCTGACGAGCGGGGCGTCTCGGCCGAAGGATCCGAGCTGCGGCGTGCAGTCCACGGCGCGGCGCAGGAGCGACGCTGCACGTGCGAGGGCGCGCATCTGCCGGCGGCGGGTGGAGAacacgcggcggcggcccgggGAGAGTAGAGACAAGAGAGGGCAGCCGGTTGAGAAGAATCGAGTGGGCCGACGGAAACGGTTCGGACAGGCCACGGGATCGCCTTTGCCACGAGTGATAGGCTGCAGCAATTCACTCATTGCGTCAAATAAGGTGTAACGCCAACGTCTTTTGGGCTTTAAGGCCCGCCCCTTAAGATCTTGTTTGGTGCTAAAGTATTTACGTGTGTTACGACGTGTTTCCCGGAGATTTTTTTTTGTGGTAAAAATAcactacaaacgcagacgctcacaatcaCCTCCACACACTCATCCCCATGAACACATACCGACACACAGAGTGGTGGAGCTAGAGCGCAAGTAACCGGGGTGCCATGTTGTCGAAGAGGTGAAAAAACTTTATTTCCAGGATGCACATGTGGTAAAAAACTGCCATATAGCAAAGAAAACAAATTCTAGCAGGTATCCTGTGCACCCCCATGGCAACACATGGATTCGCCATGCACACACATCctaccctatgagcacctccgagagactggTTCATGACTTCATCCATcggatcttgagattgacgaaatcGTCATAGACGTCTCGATGTCGACGAGAACatagcctcccactgaagaatatttccGCCTTTTGACTCAAGGGGCCGGGTACCTCGCATCTTGATCCCCTTTTGACTCCACGAGTTTTCGGTCCAAAACTTGGTACAATACTTAACAATTAGTATAGTGAACTCAAGGGCACTTATATCTAACTGTCCTTGGTATATACATTGAAAAACAGTCAAAACTCACAGGCTAAACGAAACCTAAGGCGGGTTaccttttcctttccttttttttgagtttttttttctctgttgtcatttttatttatatatattctCTCCTTTATTTTTTCAATTTATATTCGTGTTTCATATTCATTTTCTTTGTATTTTTTCCATTCTTTCTACTTAGTACCGAGCTAACAAAAATGATAATTCACCTAATTATGTGTtaatgaaacaaataaaatacaagaTCTTtctcaatgcattgtatcttagcgCATTGTTCTATGTAACAATCCATGCACGTATGATTCCTTCTCCAAATTTTACATATCACTGAATAAAATGATGATCTAATGATCTATTTGACGCTAACACTGCGAATCCGCGACACTTTTTTTTTAAACGGATGACGAACATACTTAAGAGTAAAAAATGAATGAAAATGTAGCATGCACGTAAATAAGAAAACAATGGCTTTCTAGGTTTTATGTGGATTTATCTCTTCTTGTACCTGCACTTGGCAGCCTCGCTGGGAGGATCCCGGGGGCCGGGGGGATGTGTCGCGGCATCCATGCGTGCGTTGGTGCACACCTGCAGGAGCACTGACCGCGCCACCCGCTTTTGGCCGGCACGGCACACCGCACACCGCACAGAGGAGACGTCGACGCGATGGTCAGCAGCGTCAGAGGCACATGAGCCGGGGCAGAGTACGTCCGCCATGGCCGCCTGCACTGCACACGTACCTGCACCTGCACGCACGAGTGGCTGCACGTCCGCACTTATTGCTCTCGTACCACCGCGCGTACCATCCTCCCTGCCTATCGATTCTCTTCCACGCCACACGGACCAAACAGGGCGACGATCTACCCGGCTGCCAATTCAGCATGCACACTGGCCAGGCGATCGGAGTGAGCGCGCCGGCCACAGTTTCCGTCACTTCAACGTTGAACTGCTGCTACATAGTATGCTCCAGTACTCATGTCTCCGTGATCTTACCTCGCCTTGGTCACAAATGTGTAGCATAGGATCCAGTGGATCGACACACCATAGGCCAGATTTTCCTATCTTTGATGCCAAGTGAGTGCATGAGCAGCTGGACTTCTTTCACCTAAGAGCACGTACAATATGAGGTGTTTAGAGGGGTGATTAAAATATAAATCGTTTTTTTCTAAGAACCGGTGCTTATTTCTACTACACAAATCACAAATGCCTAACCAAGCACCTCTTATGTATAAATAAGCACCGGTGTCTAACAAAATGCTTAGTTTATTTTCTTATGGCATCCATCTAAGCGCCTCCCACCGTACGTGGCCTAAATGGACCTTTTCCAGAGTTTGAACTTTGTGGCATGTTGGAAAACTAATAAACTTCTATGGTCTCTCCTGGTAGCCATGTTGGATGACTAAACTAAAATACACGACACATAGTTGGTTTGGGCAATTTTTATTCAGTCCAGTCATCCAAAATAGCGTGGCCTAGCAGGGTTATTTACCTAATAAAAGGGTCTTTTTTTTCAGACTATCTAGCATTATTGAATTCAACCATCTTGAATGACCTTACTTAACTGATACTACATCCTCCGCCCCAAAATGTAAGGcacctaaggattagtcaaattTAATGTttctaaagtttgaccaagtttatgcgtaaaaatatgaacatttacaatattgaatcaatatcaatagattcaccataaagtatattttcttaatacgtTCATTCGATATTGGATGTAAATATTTTTACTTCAATATTTGGTCAATGCTAGTAAGATttaacttttgactaatccttagatgccttacattttgggacggcggAGTATAACCAAACCAACGAACACGTCTTAGCTGCTTTTTTACCCATCCTAGGCTAAGGACTCGGGGTGTGTTTGGTTTTGTTCCCCAAACAGCCCTGCCAAAAAATTGGTTGCCCTTCACGTCTTGGTTC contains:
- the LOC124698873 gene encoding 50S ribosomal protein L4-like — protein: MRALARAASLLRRAVDCTPQLGSFGRDAPLVSKILPNVYFNRYSTHLAPANGVLIPPELLSSKSVWTPDRELGQYEDLVGRVTNFHNEDKGFMVLDGDVFDVPIRKDIVHRVVRWQLAKRQQGTHSTKTISEVSGTGRKPYKQKGTGRARHGTLRGCQFRGGATMHGPKPRSHAFKLQKKVRRLGLKIALSARTAEGKLCIFEDLEVPSHKTKNIVQYIKQMDDTKKVLLVDGGDIDKKLKLATQNLHYVNVIPSIGLNVYSILQHDTIVMTRDAINRIVERMHTPISR